From Pararhizobium sp. A13:
TTGCCGCCATCCGCGACGCGTTCGACACGCTGCTGTTCGGCGGCGACAAGGTGGTGCGGATCTACGGCCCTGTCGGTGACAGCGACGCGATCATCGAGGTGGTGATGGAGGATCAGAGCCTGCGCAAGGCGATGCTGATCTATTCACGCAACGTATTTTTCCTGTCGCTTGCGATTTCGCTGTTTACCGCCATGCTGATTTTCCTCGCGATCCGCCGCCTGATGATCGCGCCGATCCGGCGGATGTCGGCCAACATGCAGGATTTCTCCGCAGACCCCGCCGATCCCGCCCGGGTGCTGGCGCCGGGGCCGGGGGAAGACGAGCTTTCGGTCGCCGGCCAGCATCTGGCGGCCATGCAACTGCAGTTGCAGAAGACCCTGAAGCAGCAGAAGAACCTCGCCGATCTTGGCCTCGCCGTGTCGAAGATCAACCACGACATGCGCAACATTCTGTCGTCGGCGCAATTGATCTCGGACCGGCTGGCCGATGTCGACGATCCGATCGTCAAGCGCTTCGCGCCGACACTGTTGCGCACGATCGACCGCGCCGTCGGCTATACGACCGAGGTGCTCTCCTACGGCCGCACGACCGAGCCGGCGCCGCATCGGCGTTTCGTCAAGCTGAGGCCCCTGGTCAGCGATGTCGCCGAAATGCTGGCGATCGATCCCAATATCGGCATTGATTTCCGCATCCAGGTACCGGACGAGCTGCAGGTCGATGCCGACAGCGAGCAGCTGTTCCGCGTCGTCCACAATATCTGCCGCAATGCCGTGCAGGCGCTGGTCAACGATCCGGGCGAGGCCGGCTCCCCCCGAGTGATCACCGTCTCGGCGATGCGCACCGGCAGCGTCGTCAGTATTTCCGTTGATGATACCGGCCCTGGCATGCCGCCCAAGGCACGCGAAAACCTGTTCGCGGCCTTCCGCGGTTCGGCCCGCTCGGGCGGCACGGGGCTCGGATTGGCGATCGCCCGCGAACTGGTGCTCGCCCATGGCGGCACCATCGCGCTCGTCGAAAAGCCGACGCCGGGAACGCTCTTCCGCATTGAACTGCCGGACCGCCCAGTGCCGCTCGACGCCTTCCGCTCCAAGGCCCGGCACTGAGCAGAATATGAGGCCTTGCGGCGCAGATCGGGCGGAAATGACAGGGCAATGACAGTCACCAAAGAGAATTTCACCGCCTTTTCAAAATGATAGTCATATTGCGGCGCAAAAAAAAATCTTTTTGCGGAAATTCGCTTGCATTCCCCGGTTGGACGTTTTAGAGGATCGCCACGCAAGCGGTGATCACCGCAGCGACACGCACCCGTAGCTCAGCTGGATAGAGCACCAGACTACGAATCTGGGGGTCAGGAGTTCGAATCTCTTCGGGTGCGCCATTTCTTTTTTCCCATCGGACGTTTGGTGCGGCGTATTCAATACGACGCAAAACCCGCCTCAATCCCGCGTGTGTTGTTGTTCGCTTGGGCCGTTTGACCTGCCGAGCCGCGCATTTGTGGGTCGCGGCCCCGTCTCACCGATACCCCGTCGCATCCGCGGGTTTGCCCGGGTCCATCACCTCGTCCATATAACGCCAGCAGTCCGGGCGCGAGCCGTCGAGATCGGTGAAGCCGTAGATCTGGGCGAGGCCGCCGCTTGAGACCGACTGGCCGTTCCAGCGCTCCTTGTCCGGGTCGGCGGCGAGCGCGGTTACGGCGCGGCCGAGGAAGCGGGGCGTTTCGGAGATGACGAAATGCGGCTGCATTTGCGTCGCGTCGCGCCAGTTGTCTTCGCTGACATTGTAGTGTCCCAGCATCATTTCCGAGCGCATCCAGCCGGGCGTGATGGAGACGGCGGTGGCTCCGTGGGATGCGAGGTCCTTGGCATGGGTAAAGGCCATGCGATTGGCTGCCACCTTGGCGAGATCGTAGAACGGCGAAAGCCTGTAGTGGCTGGCATTGTATTCGGCGGTGCCGTCCGTCACCTCGACCAGCAGCCCGCCCGGGCGCTCGATCATCAGCGGCAGCGCGTGATGGGCGGTGATCAAATGGGTGTCGATGCCGAGGCGCAGCATTTTGAGGCCATTTTCGAGATTGTGGTCCCAGACCGGCTTGTTCCATTCGAACAGATTTTCCCCGCCCCAGATGTCATTGACGAGAATATCCAGCCGCGCCTGTTCTTGTCTGATGCGCTCGATAAGCCGTTTGACCGCGCCGGCATTGAGATGATCCACCTGGACCGCTATGCCCTCGCCGCCTGCCGCAGTCACCAGTTCGGCGGTCTCCTCGATCGTCTCGGGCCGGCAATACTCCGATTGCTGTGTCCGTGTCGTGCGCCCCGTAACGTAGACGGTTGCGCCCGCCGCCCCGAGTTCGACCGCAATGCCGCGCCCGCCGCCGCGTGTCGCGCCGGCGACCAGTGCTACCTTTCCCTTGAGCGACATCGCATCTCCTGCTCTACCTTGTTTCTCCTGCGGGTCTCAGGGTCTTGCGAGAATGTCGAGTGTCCGCTGGTCGGCTTTGCCCTCGAAGTAGCGGTCGATCGCGGCTTTGAAGGGCGAGGGATCGTTTGCCGCTTCCCGAAACAGGGTCATCGACGAGCGCAGCTTCATGTCGTCGGGCGAGCCGAAGATCTGATGCGCCGTGCGATTGCGCACCGCGTTGATCGTGCGCGTGCATTGGATCAGGCGGCTGCCGAGCAGCGGATGCGCCAGATAGGCGCGGGCTTCGTCCAGGGAGGAAATGGCAAACCGCAGCGCCGTCGGCGAATGGCCGAGGCCGGCGATCTGCGGAAAGATGAACCACATCCAGTGGCTCTCCTTGCGGCCATGCTCCAGTTCGCGAAGGGCCGTGTCATATACGGGCTCCTGGGCCTCGATGAAGCGGGATAGGTGGTAGGGGTCGCTCATGCGCTGCACCTCCAAACCGGTGTGAACCGCGCCGAACTGCCCGGCGCGGTTCTTGAACGTTACCACTTTTGGTGAACGTGAACCTTGATCAAACGCTCATAGACGTCGGCTAGTTCCGCCAGCGTGTCCTCGGGGATCGTGGGAACGTCGCTGGCGGCGGCATTGGCCTGCGCCTGCGCTTCGTTGCGGGCGCCGGGGATGACGACGGAGACGGCGGGGCTCTGGAGGATCCAGGCCAAAGCGAACTGCGCCATGGAAACACCCTGCGGCACCAGCGGCCGCACCTGCTCGACAGCCTCGAGTGCGACCTCGAGCGGCACACCGGCGAAGGTCTCGCCGACATCGAAGAACTCGCCGTGGCGGTTGAACTTGCGATGATCGTCATCGGCGAACTTGGTGTCGGCGGTGATCTTGCCGGACAGGAGGCCGGAGGCCAGCGGCACGCGGACGATGATGCCGACATTCCTCTTCCGCGCCTGTTCGAAGAACAGGTCATGCGGGCGCTGGCGGAAGATGTTGTAGATGATCTGGATCGTCGCAACGCCCGGATATTCGATCGCCTTCAGCGCCTCTTCGACGGTGGAAACCGAGACGCCGTAGTTGCGGATCTTGCCCTTGACGACGAGCTGGTCCAGCGCCCCGAACACCTCCGGCCGGTAGAAAACTTCCGTCGGCGGGCAATGGAGCTGGACGAGATCAAGCGTCTCGACGCCGAGATTGGTGAGGCTCCGGTCGATGAAGGCCTCAATATTGGCGCCGGTGTAACCATCGGCAACATGTGGGCTCAGCCGGCGGCCGGCCTTGGTGGCGACGAAGGGCTTTTTCCCGCCGTGTTCCTTGAGAACCGAGGCGATGATCTTTTCCGAGCGGCCGTCGCCATAGACGTCGGCCGTGTCGATGAAGGTGACGCCGGCGTCGAGCGCGGCATTCAGCGCGCGCTTGCCGTCTTCCTCGGAAACATCCCCCCAGGCGCCGCCGATCTGCCAAGCGCCGAAGCCGATTTCGGAAATAGTGGCGCCGGTGCGCCCCAGGATTCTGTTTTTCATGTGTAATTCCTCGCCGGGCGGCAGCGCGCCCCTCCAATCCCGGCCAAATCCGGCCCGGAAACCTTGTTTACCCGCCGTTTCTATTCCGAATGTGACACGGTGGCCAGCATTCAATCTTTCGGGACGCGTACGATTTTTAGAAAAATCGTCCCTGTTTTCAATGTGTTATAAGGATTTCCGGTGAGAGTCTAAGTTAGTCTTCCAATTTGAGAGAAGCCCTGCCGCGGCTGAGGTCGAGGATGATGGCCGAGGCGGCCTTGCAACTGCCCTTGGGGATCTGCAACGTAAGCTCTGCTCCGGTGCCGGTAAAAGTCTCCGATGCGATCGTCACGCCCATGCCGGCCAGTCTGGCCTTGATGAGAGCCAGATCGGCAAATTCGCAAGTGACGGTACCGCCGATGGTTTCGATCACCTCTGTCTTTTCCGCCGCGCGCAGGCACATGGCCGCCGTGCCGCCATAGGCGCGGATCAGGCCGCCGCTGCCGAGCAGGGTGCCGCCGAACCAGCGGACAACAAGGGCTGCGACATGATCGAGCGACTGGCCGTCGATCGCCTGCAGGATCGGCTTTCCGGCCGTACCGCTCGGCTCGCCGTCGTCGTTGAAGCGATAGGTCTGGCCGATGCGGAAGGCCCAGCAATTGTGGGTTGCCGTCAGGTCGGAATGCCGCGTGACGAAATCCCTGGCCTCGTCCTCGTTCGCGACGGGGCCGCAGATGGCCAGGAAGCGGCTTTTCTTGATTTCCTGGGCGAAGGTTACAGTGTCTTTCAGCGTGTACATTGTTGCGTTATTGCAGGGAAGCAGGGAGCGAGGAACCCCCCTCTGTCGGCTATGCCGACATCTCCTCCTCAAGGGGGGAGATCAGCTGCGGCGAAAACTCCGCCAAACCAGCAAAGATGGAGGTTGCAGAAACGTCGGCACCTTTTAAGAGAACGGGAGCAGGACCGCGCTCTCCAATCTCCCTCCTTGAGGGGGAGATGTCACGAAGTGACAGAGGGGGGTAAACTCTCCTCGCGCGCCCACCCATCTTACCCGATCGACATCAAACTCGCATTGCCGCCTGCCGCCGCGGTGTTGATGCTGGTCGAGATTTCTTCCACGAGCCAGTTCAGGCAATAGGCGTTCGGATTGCGGGCCAGCTCTTCCTTTGATGCGGCCTGGACGAGGACCAGCGGACCGGGCAGGGCGGCGATCTGCTTGTTGACGGTCTGGATACGCTCGGCAACGCCTTCGATCAGCGCGCCGGCAAACGGAGCATCGGCCTTCCAGTCCGAGGTGAAGGAAATCCGGGCGGAGACAGTGGCCGGAAGCGCGTTGAGTGCGTCTTTCAGGCCCGATGCGATATCAATGACGGCATTGTTGCCAGTGGCAAGCACGGCGGCCAACTGGCGGTAGAGGCCTTCCGCGGTTTCCGGCACGAGCAGAATGCGCCCGCGCGGATGCAGTGCATAGAGATTGCGCTCGCCCACCGGACCGGCAAGCTCGGTCGTCAGCCCCAGCGCCGACTGGCTGCCGGTCTCGCGGGCGTGCTGCGCCTGGGTCTTGAGGCCCTTGCCATCCAGCCACTTGGCGAAATCGAGCAGCACCGGATCGGTGTGCACCGAACTGTGCTGCGGCGGAACCGGCGGCACCGTGACCAGGCGGCCGAGATAGAGCGGGCCGCCGGCCTTCGGACCGGTGCCGGAGAGGCCGCGTCCGCCGAAGGGTTGCACGCCGACGACGGCGCCGATGATGTTGCGGTTGACATAGAGATTGCCGGCCTTCACGCGGGAGGTGACATGGGCGATCGTTTCGTCGAGGCGGGTGTGCAGGCCGAAGGTGAGGCCGTAGCCGGTGGCGTTGATGTCGTCGATCAGCCGGTCGAGATCGTCGCGCTCGTAGCGCAGCACGTGCAGGACGGGGCCGAAGACCTCGCGCTTCAGGTCGGAAAGCTTCTTCAGTTCGACGATCGTCGGCGGAACGAAGGTGCCCTCTGCGGTGGC
This genomic window contains:
- a CDS encoding SDR family oxidoreductase, translated to MSLKGKVALVAGATRGGGRGIAVELGAAGATVYVTGRTTRTQQSEYCRPETIEETAELVTAAGGEGIAVQVDHLNAGAVKRLIERIRQEQARLDILVNDIWGGENLFEWNKPVWDHNLENGLKMLRLGIDTHLITAHHALPLMIERPGGLLVEVTDGTAEYNASHYRLSPFYDLAKVAANRMAFTHAKDLASHGATAVSITPGWMRSEMMLGHYNVSEDNWRDATQMQPHFVISETPRFLGRAVTALAADPDKERWNGQSVSSGGLAQIYGFTDLDGSRPDCWRYMDEVMDPGKPADATGYR
- a CDS encoding aldo/keto reductase, with protein sequence MKNRILGRTGATISEIGFGAWQIGGAWGDVSEEDGKRALNAALDAGVTFIDTADVYGDGRSEKIIASVLKEHGGKKPFVATKAGRRLSPHVADGYTGANIEAFIDRSLTNLGVETLDLVQLHCPPTEVFYRPEVFGALDQLVVKGKIRNYGVSVSTVEEALKAIEYPGVATIQIIYNIFRQRPHDLFFEQARKRNVGIIVRVPLASGLLSGKITADTKFADDDHRKFNRHGEFFDVGETFAGVPLEVALEAVEQVRPLVPQGVSMAQFALAWILQSPAVSVVIPGARNEAQAQANAAASDVPTIPEDTLAELADVYERLIKVHVHQKW
- a CDS encoding HAMP domain-containing sensor histidine kinase; this encodes MTAEKTEVTALQKPPRRAGFFRGLSGKLLLLTISFVMLAEVLIFVPSVANMRIRWLEDRLNTAAAAGVVVDGLQDVQLSRPLQEETLMATGTKAIVLRRKDESRLIAAEDMPPEVDAQYDVAAMTPLAAIRDAFDTLLFGGDKVVRIYGPVGDSDAIIEVVMEDQSLRKAMLIYSRNVFFLSLAISLFTAMLIFLAIRRLMIAPIRRMSANMQDFSADPADPARVLAPGPGEDELSVAGQHLAAMQLQLQKTLKQQKNLADLGLAVSKINHDMRNILSSAQLISDRLADVDDPIVKRFAPTLLRTIDRAVGYTTEVLSYGRTTEPAPHRRFVKLRPLVSDVAEMLAIDPNIGIDFRIQVPDELQVDADSEQLFRVVHNICRNAVQALVNDPGEAGSPRVITVSAMRTGSVVSISVDDTGPGMPPKARENLFAAFRGSARSGGTGLGLAIARELVLAHGGTIALVEKPTPGTLFRIELPDRPVPLDAFRSKARH
- a CDS encoding DUF1810 domain-containing protein; its protein translation is MSDPYHLSRFIEAQEPVYDTALRELEHGRKESHWMWFIFPQIAGLGHSPTALRFAISSLDEARAYLAHPLLGSRLIQCTRTINAVRNRTAHQIFGSPDDMKLRSSMTLFREAANDPSPFKAAIDRYFEGKADQRTLDILARP
- a CDS encoding YigZ family protein, with the translated sequence MYTLKDTVTFAQEIKKSRFLAICGPVANEDEARDFVTRHSDLTATHNCWAFRIGQTYRFNDDGEPSGTAGKPILQAIDGQSLDHVAALVVRWFGGTLLGSGGLIRAYGGTAAMCLRAAEKTEVIETIGGTVTCEFADLALIKARLAGMGVTIASETFTGTGAELTLQIPKGSCKAASAIILDLSRGRASLKLED